In the genome of Candidatus Neomarinimicrobiota bacterium, the window CATGAGTGCCACCATGGCCACCGGGCTGTTCATCTTTTACTCGGCCCTCACCGGCGTCACCCTCTCCACGCTCCTGCTCATCTACACCGCCGAATCGGTGGCCAGCACCTTCGTCATCACCGCCGGTGTCTTCGGCGTCATGGCCTTCTACGGCTACACCACCAAAAAGGACCTCACCGGCTGGGGCAGCTTCCTGTTCATGGGGCTCATCGGCATCATCCTCGCCTCGGTGGTGAACATGTTCATGCGCAGCTCCGCCATGGGCATGGTGATCTCCTATGTGGGGGTGCTCATTTTCACCGGCCTGACGGCCTACGATGTGCAGAAAATCAAGTCGAAGAACGTCCTCGGCAACGCCGGCACCGACGAGGACACCAAGGAAGCCGTCATCGGCGCCCTGGCGCTCTACCTGGACTTCATCAACCTGTTCATCATGCTGCTGCGCATCACGGGGAGCCGGCGCTAGAGGCTTGCCGGCAGGCAGGCCCTACTTGGGCGGCCGGGTGCGGGTGTAGGCCAGGGCGCGCCCCACCCAGTGCCCCAGTGCCTCGTCCTCTGCCGTACCCTCTGAATCCACGT includes:
- a CDS encoding Bax inhibitor-1/YccA family protein; this translates as MTDQRLTMSPEAIAAEQQGFMVKVFGWMGGGLLVSGLVATWVATNVGFIGMGTFIVAAVIQLVVVIGLVSRVERMSATMATGLFIFYSALTGVTLSTLLLIYTAESVASTFVITAGVFGVMAFYGYTTKKDLTGWGSFLFMGLIGIILASVVNMFMRSSAMGMVISYVGVLIFTGLTAYDVQKIKSKNVLGNAGTDEDTKEAVIGALALYLDFINLFIMLLRITGSRR